In the genome of Denticeps clupeoides chromosome 13, fDenClu1.1, whole genome shotgun sequence, one region contains:
- the bcl6aa gene encoding BCL6A transcription repressor a isoform X1, with the protein MQEVSRKALPDLNKMACAADSCIQFTRHASDVLLNLNRLRSRDILTDVTILVDRQQFRAHKTVLMACSGLFYTIFTDSLKCNLNAISLDPKVDPEGFAILLEFMYTSRLTLKESLIMAIMNTAIYLQMDHVVDTCHRFIKSSDPSIKLPREDFLVSPLILPQDVHSYRPHDMVDNLSGRAAPFRDGRPFNSGMFSGVSSPSSSYHLYSQFPVQGFPFPLCKLNDAKSTFADFSKPGMIHHKHCAPPDNGNPLLVEYSRAAAAGNSSGICGAASYSSREMGRDEEMKRESLEGVVQSIGMGARKHTFSSLAQEQQQKDAGKEQGASAEVELGHQPYPAGISSSGRKALMSSPQSPLKSDCQPNSPTESSSSKNAALSQAMRPLPLQGSQDPKARNWKKYKYIVLNQSTKEEEQSPRSPPRLGMPPFLHAGDTEHPDAQASTNISEHCEDFSVPQASRLNSIINRTLEGSQRTSDGHTSLFMSHLKCSSCGSQSPQHSEVCPNTPASRLAEEMSELHSEYSDSSCENGTYFCNECDSKFAEEETLKRHILQVHSDKPYKCDRCQAAFRYKGNLASHKTVHTGEKPYRCNICGAQFNRPANLKTHTRIHSGEKPYKCETCGARFVQVAHLRAHVLIHTGEKPYPCEICGTRFRHLQTLKSHLRIHTGEKPYHCEKCNLHFRHKSQLRLHLRQKHGAITNTKIQYRMSAADLPADLTKAC; encoded by the exons ATGCAAGAAGTTTCTAGGAAAGCGCTACCag ATCTCAACAAAATGGCATGTGCAGCCGATAGCTGCATCCAGTTCACGCGCCATGCAAGTGACGTCCTGCTCAACCTCAACCGGCTGCGCAGTAGGGACATCCTCACCGACGTCACCATCCTTGTTGACAGACAGCAGTTTCGCGCTCACAAGACGGTCCTCATGGCATGCAG TGGCCTGTTCTACACCATCTTTACTGACTCGCTCAAATGCAACCTGAACGCCATAAGCTTGGACCCCAAGGTCGACCCCGAGGGCTTCGCCATCCTCCTGGAGTTCATGTACACATCACGCCTGACTCTGAAGGAGAGCCTCATCATGGCCATCATGAACACTGCCATCTACCTGCAGATGGACCATGTCGTCGACACCTGCCACAGATTCATCAAATCCAG CGACCCCTCCATCAAGCTGCCCAGAGAGGATTTCCTTGTCAGCCCCTTGATCTTACCTCAGGACGTCCACAGCTACCGGCCCCACGACATGGTTGACAATCTCTCTGGGCGAGCGGCTCCTTTCAGGGATGGGAGACCCTTCAACTCCGGCATGTTCAGCGGCGTCAGCAGCCCCAGCAGCTCCTACCATCTCTACAGCCAGTTCCCAGTGCAGGGGTTCCCCTTCCCTCTCTGCAAGCTCAACGATGCCAAAAGCACTTTTGCAGACTTCTCCAAGCCAGGCATGATCCACCACAAACACTGCGCTCCACCGGACAACGGCAACCCCTTGCTTGTAGAATACTCCCGGGCCGCCGCAGCCGGCAACTCCTCCGGCATCTGCGGCGCGGCCTCCTACTCCTCCCGGGAGATGGGGAGGGATGAAGAGATGAAGAGGGAGAGCCTGGAGGGAGTGGTCCAGTCTATCGGCATGGGCGCGAGGAAGCACACCTTCTCCAGCTTGGCCCAGGAGCAACAGCAGAAGGACGCGGGGAAGGAGCAAGGGGCGTCGGCCGAGGTGGAGCTGGGCCACCAGCCCTACCCGGCGGGCATCTCCTCCAGCGGACGCAAAGCCCTGATGAGCAGCCCCCAGAGCCCGCTCAAGTCCGACTGCCAGCCCAACTCGCCGACGGagtccagcagcagcaagaaCGCCGCGCTGAGCCAAGCCATGCGGCCGCTGCCCCTGCAGGGCAGCCAGGACCCCAAGGCTCGCAACTGGAAGAAGTACAAGTACATCGTGCTCAACCAGAGCACCAAAGAGGAGGAGCAAAGTCCCCGCTCGCCACCGCGGCTGGGGATGCCGCCGTTCCTACACGCCGGCGATACCGAGCATCCGGACGCGCAGGCCAGCACCAACATCAGCGAGCACTGCGAAGACTTCTCCGTGCCCCAAGCCAGCCGCCTGAACAGCATCATCAACAG GACTCTGGAAGGATCTCAGAGAACCAGTGATGGTCACACGTCTCTCTTCATGAGCCACTTAAAATGCTCCTCCTGCGGCTCCCAGTCTCCACAGCACTCCGAGGTGtgtcccaacactccggcttcCCGCCTCGCCGAGGAGATGTCCGAGCTGCACTCCGAGTATTCCGACTCCAGCTGTG AAAATGGCACTTATTTTTGCAACGAATGCGACTCCAAGTTTGCAGAGGAAGAAACTCTTAAACGCCACATACTTCAAGTCCACAGTGACAAGCCATACAAGTGTGATCGCTGCCAAGCAGCCTTCCGCTACAAAGGAAATCTGGCAAGTCACAAGACTGTGcacacag GAGAGAAGCCGTATCGCTGCAACATCTGTGGCGCCCAGTTCAACAGACCAGCAAACCTCAAGACTCACACGCGCATCCACTCGGGAGAGAAGCCATACAAGTGTGAAACCTGCGGCGCCCGCTTCGTGCAG GTCGCGCACCTCCGCGCCCACGTGCTGATCCACACCGGAGAAAAGCCATACCCATGCGAGATCTGCGGGACGCGTTTCCGTCACCTGCAGACCCTGAAGAGCCACCTGCGCATACACACGGGGGAGAAGCCCTACCAT TGTGAGAAATGCAACCTGCACTTTCGCCACAAGAGTCAGCTGCGCCTGCACCTTCGGCAGAAGCACGGCGCGATCACCAACACCAAGATCCAGTACCGCATGTCCGCGGCCGACCTGCCCGCCGACTTGACCAAGGCCTGCTGA
- the bcl6aa gene encoding BCL6A transcription repressor a isoform X2, whose protein sequence is MACAADSCIQFTRHASDVLLNLNRLRSRDILTDVTILVDRQQFRAHKTVLMACSGLFYTIFTDSLKCNLNAISLDPKVDPEGFAILLEFMYTSRLTLKESLIMAIMNTAIYLQMDHVVDTCHRFIKSSDPSIKLPREDFLVSPLILPQDVHSYRPHDMVDNLSGRAAPFRDGRPFNSGMFSGVSSPSSSYHLYSQFPVQGFPFPLCKLNDAKSTFADFSKPGMIHHKHCAPPDNGNPLLVEYSRAAAAGNSSGICGAASYSSREMGRDEEMKRESLEGVVQSIGMGARKHTFSSLAQEQQQKDAGKEQGASAEVELGHQPYPAGISSSGRKALMSSPQSPLKSDCQPNSPTESSSSKNAALSQAMRPLPLQGSQDPKARNWKKYKYIVLNQSTKEEEQSPRSPPRLGMPPFLHAGDTEHPDAQASTNISEHCEDFSVPQASRLNSIINRTLEGSQRTSDGHTSLFMSHLKCSSCGSQSPQHSEVCPNTPASRLAEEMSELHSEYSDSSCENGTYFCNECDSKFAEEETLKRHILQVHSDKPYKCDRCQAAFRYKGNLASHKTVHTGEKPYRCNICGAQFNRPANLKTHTRIHSGEKPYKCETCGARFVQVAHLRAHVLIHTGEKPYPCEICGTRFRHLQTLKSHLRIHTGEKPYHCEKCNLHFRHKSQLRLHLRQKHGAITNTKIQYRMSAADLPADLTKAC, encoded by the exons ATGGCATGTGCAGCCGATAGCTGCATCCAGTTCACGCGCCATGCAAGTGACGTCCTGCTCAACCTCAACCGGCTGCGCAGTAGGGACATCCTCACCGACGTCACCATCCTTGTTGACAGACAGCAGTTTCGCGCTCACAAGACGGTCCTCATGGCATGCAG TGGCCTGTTCTACACCATCTTTACTGACTCGCTCAAATGCAACCTGAACGCCATAAGCTTGGACCCCAAGGTCGACCCCGAGGGCTTCGCCATCCTCCTGGAGTTCATGTACACATCACGCCTGACTCTGAAGGAGAGCCTCATCATGGCCATCATGAACACTGCCATCTACCTGCAGATGGACCATGTCGTCGACACCTGCCACAGATTCATCAAATCCAG CGACCCCTCCATCAAGCTGCCCAGAGAGGATTTCCTTGTCAGCCCCTTGATCTTACCTCAGGACGTCCACAGCTACCGGCCCCACGACATGGTTGACAATCTCTCTGGGCGAGCGGCTCCTTTCAGGGATGGGAGACCCTTCAACTCCGGCATGTTCAGCGGCGTCAGCAGCCCCAGCAGCTCCTACCATCTCTACAGCCAGTTCCCAGTGCAGGGGTTCCCCTTCCCTCTCTGCAAGCTCAACGATGCCAAAAGCACTTTTGCAGACTTCTCCAAGCCAGGCATGATCCACCACAAACACTGCGCTCCACCGGACAACGGCAACCCCTTGCTTGTAGAATACTCCCGGGCCGCCGCAGCCGGCAACTCCTCCGGCATCTGCGGCGCGGCCTCCTACTCCTCCCGGGAGATGGGGAGGGATGAAGAGATGAAGAGGGAGAGCCTGGAGGGAGTGGTCCAGTCTATCGGCATGGGCGCGAGGAAGCACACCTTCTCCAGCTTGGCCCAGGAGCAACAGCAGAAGGACGCGGGGAAGGAGCAAGGGGCGTCGGCCGAGGTGGAGCTGGGCCACCAGCCCTACCCGGCGGGCATCTCCTCCAGCGGACGCAAAGCCCTGATGAGCAGCCCCCAGAGCCCGCTCAAGTCCGACTGCCAGCCCAACTCGCCGACGGagtccagcagcagcaagaaCGCCGCGCTGAGCCAAGCCATGCGGCCGCTGCCCCTGCAGGGCAGCCAGGACCCCAAGGCTCGCAACTGGAAGAAGTACAAGTACATCGTGCTCAACCAGAGCACCAAAGAGGAGGAGCAAAGTCCCCGCTCGCCACCGCGGCTGGGGATGCCGCCGTTCCTACACGCCGGCGATACCGAGCATCCGGACGCGCAGGCCAGCACCAACATCAGCGAGCACTGCGAAGACTTCTCCGTGCCCCAAGCCAGCCGCCTGAACAGCATCATCAACAG GACTCTGGAAGGATCTCAGAGAACCAGTGATGGTCACACGTCTCTCTTCATGAGCCACTTAAAATGCTCCTCCTGCGGCTCCCAGTCTCCACAGCACTCCGAGGTGtgtcccaacactccggcttcCCGCCTCGCCGAGGAGATGTCCGAGCTGCACTCCGAGTATTCCGACTCCAGCTGTG AAAATGGCACTTATTTTTGCAACGAATGCGACTCCAAGTTTGCAGAGGAAGAAACTCTTAAACGCCACATACTTCAAGTCCACAGTGACAAGCCATACAAGTGTGATCGCTGCCAAGCAGCCTTCCGCTACAAAGGAAATCTGGCAAGTCACAAGACTGTGcacacag GAGAGAAGCCGTATCGCTGCAACATCTGTGGCGCCCAGTTCAACAGACCAGCAAACCTCAAGACTCACACGCGCATCCACTCGGGAGAGAAGCCATACAAGTGTGAAACCTGCGGCGCCCGCTTCGTGCAG GTCGCGCACCTCCGCGCCCACGTGCTGATCCACACCGGAGAAAAGCCATACCCATGCGAGATCTGCGGGACGCGTTTCCGTCACCTGCAGACCCTGAAGAGCCACCTGCGCATACACACGGGGGAGAAGCCCTACCAT TGTGAGAAATGCAACCTGCACTTTCGCCACAAGAGTCAGCTGCGCCTGCACCTTCGGCAGAAGCACGGCGCGATCACCAACACCAAGATCCAGTACCGCATGTCCGCGGCCGACCTGCCCGCCGACTTGACCAAGGCCTGCTGA
- the bcl6aa gene encoding BCL6A transcription repressor a isoform X3 gives MACSGLFYTIFTDSLKCNLNAISLDPKVDPEGFAILLEFMYTSRLTLKESLIMAIMNTAIYLQMDHVVDTCHRFIKSSDPSIKLPREDFLVSPLILPQDVHSYRPHDMVDNLSGRAAPFRDGRPFNSGMFSGVSSPSSSYHLYSQFPVQGFPFPLCKLNDAKSTFADFSKPGMIHHKHCAPPDNGNPLLVEYSRAAAAGNSSGICGAASYSSREMGRDEEMKRESLEGVVQSIGMGARKHTFSSLAQEQQQKDAGKEQGASAEVELGHQPYPAGISSSGRKALMSSPQSPLKSDCQPNSPTESSSSKNAALSQAMRPLPLQGSQDPKARNWKKYKYIVLNQSTKEEEQSPRSPPRLGMPPFLHAGDTEHPDAQASTNISEHCEDFSVPQASRLNSIINRTLEGSQRTSDGHTSLFMSHLKCSSCGSQSPQHSEVCPNTPASRLAEEMSELHSEYSDSSCENGTYFCNECDSKFAEEETLKRHILQVHSDKPYKCDRCQAAFRYKGNLASHKTVHTGEKPYRCNICGAQFNRPANLKTHTRIHSGEKPYKCETCGARFVQVAHLRAHVLIHTGEKPYPCEICGTRFRHLQTLKSHLRIHTGEKPYHCEKCNLHFRHKSQLRLHLRQKHGAITNTKIQYRMSAADLPADLTKAC, from the exons ATGGCATGCAG TGGCCTGTTCTACACCATCTTTACTGACTCGCTCAAATGCAACCTGAACGCCATAAGCTTGGACCCCAAGGTCGACCCCGAGGGCTTCGCCATCCTCCTGGAGTTCATGTACACATCACGCCTGACTCTGAAGGAGAGCCTCATCATGGCCATCATGAACACTGCCATCTACCTGCAGATGGACCATGTCGTCGACACCTGCCACAGATTCATCAAATCCAG CGACCCCTCCATCAAGCTGCCCAGAGAGGATTTCCTTGTCAGCCCCTTGATCTTACCTCAGGACGTCCACAGCTACCGGCCCCACGACATGGTTGACAATCTCTCTGGGCGAGCGGCTCCTTTCAGGGATGGGAGACCCTTCAACTCCGGCATGTTCAGCGGCGTCAGCAGCCCCAGCAGCTCCTACCATCTCTACAGCCAGTTCCCAGTGCAGGGGTTCCCCTTCCCTCTCTGCAAGCTCAACGATGCCAAAAGCACTTTTGCAGACTTCTCCAAGCCAGGCATGATCCACCACAAACACTGCGCTCCACCGGACAACGGCAACCCCTTGCTTGTAGAATACTCCCGGGCCGCCGCAGCCGGCAACTCCTCCGGCATCTGCGGCGCGGCCTCCTACTCCTCCCGGGAGATGGGGAGGGATGAAGAGATGAAGAGGGAGAGCCTGGAGGGAGTGGTCCAGTCTATCGGCATGGGCGCGAGGAAGCACACCTTCTCCAGCTTGGCCCAGGAGCAACAGCAGAAGGACGCGGGGAAGGAGCAAGGGGCGTCGGCCGAGGTGGAGCTGGGCCACCAGCCCTACCCGGCGGGCATCTCCTCCAGCGGACGCAAAGCCCTGATGAGCAGCCCCCAGAGCCCGCTCAAGTCCGACTGCCAGCCCAACTCGCCGACGGagtccagcagcagcaagaaCGCCGCGCTGAGCCAAGCCATGCGGCCGCTGCCCCTGCAGGGCAGCCAGGACCCCAAGGCTCGCAACTGGAAGAAGTACAAGTACATCGTGCTCAACCAGAGCACCAAAGAGGAGGAGCAAAGTCCCCGCTCGCCACCGCGGCTGGGGATGCCGCCGTTCCTACACGCCGGCGATACCGAGCATCCGGACGCGCAGGCCAGCACCAACATCAGCGAGCACTGCGAAGACTTCTCCGTGCCCCAAGCCAGCCGCCTGAACAGCATCATCAACAG GACTCTGGAAGGATCTCAGAGAACCAGTGATGGTCACACGTCTCTCTTCATGAGCCACTTAAAATGCTCCTCCTGCGGCTCCCAGTCTCCACAGCACTCCGAGGTGtgtcccaacactccggcttcCCGCCTCGCCGAGGAGATGTCCGAGCTGCACTCCGAGTATTCCGACTCCAGCTGTG AAAATGGCACTTATTTTTGCAACGAATGCGACTCCAAGTTTGCAGAGGAAGAAACTCTTAAACGCCACATACTTCAAGTCCACAGTGACAAGCCATACAAGTGTGATCGCTGCCAAGCAGCCTTCCGCTACAAAGGAAATCTGGCAAGTCACAAGACTGTGcacacag GAGAGAAGCCGTATCGCTGCAACATCTGTGGCGCCCAGTTCAACAGACCAGCAAACCTCAAGACTCACACGCGCATCCACTCGGGAGAGAAGCCATACAAGTGTGAAACCTGCGGCGCCCGCTTCGTGCAG GTCGCGCACCTCCGCGCCCACGTGCTGATCCACACCGGAGAAAAGCCATACCCATGCGAGATCTGCGGGACGCGTTTCCGTCACCTGCAGACCCTGAAGAGCCACCTGCGCATACACACGGGGGAGAAGCCCTACCAT TGTGAGAAATGCAACCTGCACTTTCGCCACAAGAGTCAGCTGCGCCTGCACCTTCGGCAGAAGCACGGCGCGATCACCAACACCAAGATCCAGTACCGCATGTCCGCGGCCGACCTGCCCGCCGACTTGACCAAGGCCTGCTGA
- the smx5 gene encoding smx5 encodes MLFYSFFKSLVGKDVVVELKNDLSICGTLHSVDQYLNIKLTDISVTDPEKYPHMLSVKNCFIRGSVVRYVQLPADEVDTQLLQDAARKEAMQQKQ; translated from the exons ATG ctgttctATTCTTTCTTCAAATCCCTGGTGGGAAAGGACGTAGTAGTTGAGCTGAAAAACGACTTAAG TATTTGTGGGACCCTTCACTCCGTTGACCAG TATCTGAACATCAAGCTCACAGATATCAGTGTGACTGATCCTGAGAAATATCCACACATG TTGTCGGTGAAAAACTGTTTCATCCGTGGGTCAGTTGTGCGCTACGTCCAGCTGCCTGCAGATGAAGTGGACACTCAACTGCTGCAGGATGCAGCCCGCAAAGAAGCCATGCAGCAGAAACAGTGA
- the zbtb11 gene encoding zinc finger and BTB domain-containing protein 11 has product MSCEESYIAIRRYLTDEREPYAPGTHGNTKRKIRKAAACYVVRSGVLYYQRRQKGQDEFTELEVVLQAERRKELVVEAHVAPGGEHLNQHQTWEAISQKYWWRGILKEVKDFIRECSLCQGRQDRGRGLAEDDTGPASSGRPGRHRAAATYFSEEEDVEDEEDDKDENTPICRKSRNSRGADKHKLVVVDSKGVVKQFLPKHGQTILDKLNQQRLNNQFCDITLLIEGEEHRAHKAVLAACSDYFYDLFIEKGAVSSHEAVIDLSGFSKACVLPLVEFAYTSRLTFNFGVMAELVTLARHLLMVEVLEICESVHRQVEEQKLTVYQRADTVPSQTLSQEAPAEQQEAYADAVQTIGEALVTHAREDGTIQPLAVISQPGGDGDSETIALVTQAGQVEAGESLTVVAHSAQASEDGTMTVITHSGQAGSGESLAVVQACWTVDEPQAGDAPVPESVEPGAFLVSVDPGTTAPSEVPHVPVEQKGSGPVSDPEPEPQPSSAPGPPKRKRGRPAKVKQEVVPVEKAPEEVVPEQSATALDEISQEVQQGGSGDRYRRCLRQRSMGEGSYVRLHMGLEHEEEEQNAPMTPRSSAMKAGQSLSKRVVRMAQHAKKTKVDEPSPVGEVAGSEEVERAAEGAVRVNDGALSSDQEGLVEKPQGQAESESAVDGEHACNECGMVFQRRYALIMHTLKHEKARGFKCSLCNKEFQYATSLRAHLTRHKHQKAQRAAMARPSAEDGHDGSGKMKVRAKREFVCDICGKTLPKLYSLRIHMLNHTGVRPHACRVCGKTFAHKHSLKMHRALHDAAKQFHCTLCDKSFVSKRSLEEHTSVHTGESKYLCTTCGKSFHRASGLSKHLKAHQPKPEVRAFQCAYCDKSFYEAKDLQQHMNKHLGLKPFQCQVCGKCYSWKKDWYSHVKSHTIAEPFRCNICGKEFFEKALFRRHVKKATHGKKGRVKQNLERECEHCGRKFTQLREYRRHVNNHQGVKPFECLTCGVAWADARSLKRHVRTHTGERPYVCPVCQEAHIDARTLRKHMTKFHSDYLPGKIMLEKDTLQFHNQGTQVEHAVSILAPDLPPELQPAQAASGEETVETVLITEETVETMEAVQAVTEGANVTTLSDQSIMQVVNYVLAQQAGLPTAVKMDNSPEVLQTMEVEVAHVAEVE; this is encoded by the exons ATGTCCTGCGAGGAGAGCTATATAGCCATCCGGCGCTACCTGACCGACGAGAGGGAGCCCTACGCGCCCGGAACGCACGGCAACACCAAGCGGAAGATACGCAAGGCCGCCGCCTGCTACGTTGTGCGCAGCGGAGTTCTGTACTACCAGCGGCGCCAGAAGGGCCAGGATGAGTTCACCGAGCTGGAGGTGGTGCTGCAGGCCGAGCGGCGGAAGGAGCTTGTCGTGGAGGCGCACGTCGCCCCCGGGGGGGAGCACCTGAACCAGCACCAGACGTGGGAGGCGATTTCGCAGAAATACTGGTGGAGAG GCATCCTGAAAGAAGTGAAAGATTTCATCAGAGAGTGCAGTCTGTGCCAAGGCAGGCAAGATCGTGGGCGAGGCTTAGCAGAAGATGACACCGGTCCGGCATCATCTGGGCGACCAGGGAGACACAGGGCAGCTGCGACCTATTTCAGTGAAGAAGAGGATGTtgaggatgaagaagatgatAAAGATGAGAACACTCCCATCTGTCGTAAATCCAGGAACTCTCGAGGAGCAGACAAACATAAACTagtggtg GTGGACTCTAAGGGTGTCGTGAAACAGTTTTTGCCCAAACATGGGCAGACCATCCTTGACAAATTGAACCAGCAGCGCCTCAACAACCAGTTCTGTGACATCACCCTCCTGATTGAGGGGGAAGAGCATCGCGCCCACAAAGCTGTGCTTGCTGCCTGCAGTGACTACTTCTATGATCTGTTCATTGAGAAAGGAGCGGTATCCAGTCATGAAGCAGTTATTGATCTCTCAG GCTTCAGTAAGGCCTGCGTCTTACCTCTGGTGGAGTTTGCCTACACCTCCCGCTTGACATTTAACTTCGGTGTGATGGCAGAGTTGGTCACGCTTGCTCGCCACCTGCTTATGGTCGAGGTGCTAGAAATTTGTGAGTCTGTCCACAGGCAGGTGGAGGAGCAGAAGCTCACGGTCTACCAGCGGGCTGACACGGTGCCCAGCCAGACTCTGTCCCAAGAGGCACCCGCAGAGCAACAGGAGGCTTACGCGGATGCAGTGCAGACCATTGGAGAGGCTCTGGTCACCCACGCCAGAGAGGATGGCACTATCCAGCCCCTGGCAGTCATTTCCCAACCTGGAGGTGATGGAGACTCTGAGACCATTGCTTTGGTGACCCAGGCTGGACAGGTGGAGGCAGGCGAGTCCCTGACTGTGGTGGCTCACAGCGCGCAGGCCAGCGAGGACGGCACCATGACTGTGATTACTCACAGCGGGCAGGCTGGATCGGGCGAGTCGCTGGCGGTGGTTCAGGCATGCTGGACCGTAGATGAGCCACAGGCGGGTGACGCTCCTGTCCCTGAGAGTGTGGAGCCTGGTGCTTTCCTCGTTAGTGTGGACCCAGGAACGACGGCTCCCAGCGAGGTTCCGCATGTGCCGGTAGAACAGAAGGGATCTGGACCTGTTTCTGATCCGGAACCTGAACCCCAACCCAGTTCAGCCCCTGGCCCTCCAAAGCGTAAGCGAGGTCGCCCGGCCAAAGTCAAACAGGAGGTGGTTCCTGTAGAAAAGGCCCCAGAGGAAGTGGTGCCAGAGCAGTCAGCCACCGCATTGGATGAAATTTCGCAAGAGGTGCAGCAGGGCGGCTCAGGCGATCGCTACAGGAGATGCCTGCGGCAGCGCTCTATGGGTGAAGGAAGCTATGTTCGCCTACACATGGGCTTAGAACATGAGGAAGAGGAACAAAATGCTCCCATGACTCCACGCTCGAGTGCGATGAAG GCAGGCCAGAGTCTATCAAAGAGGGTCGTGCGCATGGCCCAACATGCCAAGAAGACGAAGGTGGATGAGCCTTCTCCCGTTGGGGAGGTGGCTGGTTCTGAAGAGGTGGAGCGGGCAGCAGAAGGAGCCGTGCGTGTAAATGACGGGGCGTTGTCCAGTGACCAGGAGGGTTTGGTGGAAAAGCCCCAGGGCCAGGCGGAGTCGGAGAGCGCGGTGGACGGAGAACATGCCTGCAACGAGTGTGGGATGGTGTTTCAGCGGCGCTACGCTCTCATCATGCACACACTGAAGCATGAGAAGGCGCGTGGCTTCAAGTGCAGC cTGTGCAATAAAGAGTTCCAGTATGCTACATCCCTGCGAGCCCACCTCACCCGCCACAAACACCAGAAGGCTCAGCGGGCCGCCATGGCCCGGCCGTCCGCAGAGGACGGCCATGATGGCAGCGGCAAGATGAAGGTCCGCGCCAAGAGGGAGTTCGTTTGCGACATCTGCGGCAAGACCCTGCCCAAGCTGTACTCCCTGCGCATCCACATGTTGAACCACACGGGGGTGCGGCCTCACGCCTGCCGCGTCTGCGGGAAGACCTTTGCTCACAAGCACAGCCTGAAGATGCACCGGGCGCTGCACGACGCTGCTAAACAGTTCCACTGCACGCTCTGCGACAAGAGCTTTGTCAGCAAACGCAGCCTGGAGGAGCACACCAGCGTTCACACAG GGGAGTCTAAATACCTGTGCACCACCTGTGGGAAGTCCTTCCATAGAGCATCTGGCTTGAGCAAACATCTGAAGGCACACCAGCCCAAGCCGGAGGTGCGCGCATTCCAGTGTGCTTA CTGTGATAAGAGTTTTTATGAAGCCAAAGATCTGCAGCAGCACATGAATAAGCACTTAGGACTGAAGCCCTTCCAGTGCCAGGTTTGTGGGAAATGCTACAGCTGGAAGAAGGACTGGTACTCCCACGTCAAGTCCCACACGATAGCTGAGCCGTTCAG ATGTAACATCTGTGGGAAGGAGTTCTTCGAGAAGGCCCTGTTCCGCAGGCACGTGAAGAAGGCCACGCATGGGAAGAAAGGGCGAGTGAAGCAGAACCTGGAGCGGGAGTGTGAGCACTGCGGCCGAAAGTTCACTCAGCTGAGAGAGTACCGTCGTCATGTAAACAACCACCAGG GGGTGAAGCCCTTTGAGTGCCTCACATGTGGCGTGGCGTGGGCTGACGCTCGTTCCCTGAAACGgcacgtacgcacacacacaggcgagCGTCCATATGTGTGCCCCGTGTGCCAGGAGGCTCACATTGATGCCCGCACGCTGCGAAAGCACATGACCAAGTTCCACAGTGACTACCTGCCCGGGAAGATCATGCTTGAAAAAGACACACTGCAGTTCCACAACCAAGGCACCCAAGTGGAGCACGCCGTCAGCATCCTGGCTCCTGACCTGCCGCCAGAGCTTCAGCCCGCCCAGGCGGCCTCTGGCGAGGAGACCGTGGAGACCGTGCTCATCACCGAAGAGACGGTGGAGACCATGGAAGCAGTGCAGGCTGTCACCGAGGGCGCTAATGTCACCACACTGTCAGACCAGAGCATCATGCAGGTGGTGAACTATGTGCTGGCGCAGCAAGCAGGTCTGCCCACTGCTGTCAAGATGGACAACTCGCCTGAAGTTCTTCAAACCATGGAAGTGGAGGTGGCACATGTAGCCGAGGTTGAGTAA